A single region of the Bacillus cereus genome encodes:
- the panE gene encoding 2-dehydropantoate 2-reductase, whose protein sequence is MRILVLGAGGVGGFFGGRLVEKGEDVTFLVRNKRKQQLEEKGLVIRSINGDFSFQPKLITKEDRTSPFDVIVFSTKAYHLNEAITDLKPFVGEDTVIIPLLNGIAHLALLQKEFGEEKVMGGLCFIETTLNNEGDVVQTSAANRLVFGEIKPQDAERMQRISEVFAGTKASFVLSENITQDMWHKYLFITVMSGVTTLMRAPIGPIRESEGGRDFIRNLFEESVQIMKSIEAPVKDNIVEEHMKTIDKISYDMKSSMQRDMEKGSLIEGEHLQGYLLDLAEQFSIEAPLLGAVYQNLNVYEKVILTKEIV, encoded by the coding sequence ATGCGTATTTTAGTGCTAGGAGCTGGAGGCGTTGGAGGTTTTTTTGGTGGACGACTAGTAGAAAAGGGAGAAGATGTAACTTTTCTCGTGCGTAATAAACGGAAACAACAATTAGAGGAAAAAGGTCTTGTTATCAGAAGTATTAACGGCGATTTTTCATTTCAACCGAAATTGATAACGAAAGAAGATAGAACGTCTCCATTTGATGTAATTGTATTCTCAACAAAAGCGTATCACCTAAATGAAGCGATAACAGATTTGAAACCATTTGTAGGAGAGGATACAGTAATAATCCCATTGTTAAATGGTATCGCTCATTTAGCACTATTACAAAAGGAATTCGGTGAAGAAAAGGTGATGGGTGGTTTATGCTTTATTGAAACGACATTAAATAACGAAGGGGATGTCGTGCAAACTAGTGCTGCCAACAGACTTGTATTTGGGGAAATTAAGCCTCAAGATGCAGAGAGGATGCAGCGTATTTCGGAAGTATTTGCGGGTACGAAAGCTAGTTTTGTATTAAGTGAAAATATTACACAAGATATGTGGCACAAATATTTATTTATTACTGTAATGTCAGGTGTGACAACATTAATGCGTGCACCAATAGGCCCGATTCGTGAAAGTGAAGGTGGACGTGATTTTATTCGAAACTTATTTGAAGAATCAGTGCAAATCATGAAATCCATAGAGGCTCCAGTTAAAGATAATATTGTTGAGGAACATATGAAAACGATTGATAAAATTTCTTATGATATGAAGTCATCTATGCAGCGCGATATGGAAAAAGGCTCGCTCATTGAAGGAGAACATTTACAAGGATATTTACTGGATTTAGCAGAGCAATTTTCTATAGAAGCACCTTTATTAGGCGCTGTATATCAAAATTTAAATGTATATGAAAAAGTGATTTTAACTAAAGAAATAGTATGA
- a CDS encoding rhodanese-related sulfurtransferase, with the protein MATTKPYRVLLYYMYTTIENPEEFAEQHLVFCNSLELKGRILVAKEGINGTCSGTVEQTEKYMEAMNNDPRFDGIVFKIDEEEGHAFKKMHVRPRPELVTLRLEDDINPHEITGKYLEPKDFYEAMKQEDTVIIDARNDYEFDLGHFKGAIKPDIESFRELPDWIRENKETLEGKKILTYCTGGIRCEKFSGWLVREGYEDVSQLHGGIVTYGKDPEVQGELWDGQCYVFDERIAVPVNQKEHVIVGKDHFTGEPCERYVNCSNPECNKKILCSEENEAKHLRACSHECRVSPRNRYVIQHELTEEQVAAALEKIEAGK; encoded by the coding sequence TTGGCAACTACAAAACCATATAGAGTATTACTATATTACATGTACACAACAATTGAAAACCCAGAAGAATTTGCTGAACAGCATTTAGTATTTTGTAATTCACTTGAATTAAAAGGAAGAATTCTTGTAGCTAAAGAAGGAATTAATGGAACTTGTTCTGGAACTGTAGAACAAACAGAGAAATACATGGAAGCAATGAACAACGATCCACGCTTTGACGGTATCGTATTTAAAATAGATGAAGAAGAAGGGCACGCATTCAAGAAAATGCACGTACGTCCTCGTCCAGAGTTAGTTACACTTCGTCTAGAAGATGACATTAACCCACACGAAATAACTGGTAAGTATTTAGAGCCAAAAGATTTTTATGAAGCAATGAAACAAGAAGATACAGTTATCATTGATGCACGAAATGATTATGAGTTTGATTTAGGACACTTTAAAGGTGCGATTAAACCGGATATTGAATCATTCCGTGAATTACCAGACTGGATTAGAGAAAATAAAGAAACACTTGAAGGCAAAAAGATTTTAACGTACTGTACAGGCGGAATTCGCTGTGAGAAATTCTCTGGTTGGTTAGTTCGTGAAGGCTATGAAGATGTAAGTCAGCTTCACGGCGGAATTGTAACGTACGGAAAAGATCCAGAAGTACAAGGTGAGCTATGGGATGGACAATGTTACGTGTTCGATGAGCGTATCGCTGTACCAGTAAACCAAAAAGAACATGTTATTGTTGGTAAAGACCACTTTACTGGTGAACCTTGTGAGCGCTATGTAAACTGTTCAAATCCAGAATGTAACAAGAAAATTTTATGTTCTGAAGAAAACGAAGCGAAACACTTACGCGCATGTTCTCATGAATGTCGTGTAAGCCCACGTAACCGCTACGTAATACAACATGAATTAACTGAAGAACAAGTAGCTGCTGCATTAGAGAAAATCGAAGCAGGGAAGTAA
- a CDS encoding Nramp family divalent metal transporter, giving the protein MNKDITKDEQVPSQSTTVQSAHLALSGETKGWKRLLPFLGPAFIASVAYIDPGNFATNIAAGSQYGYLLLWVIFASNLMAVLIQTLSAKLGIATGNNLPEIAREHFPKPVSIGLWIQGELVIMATDLAEFIGAALGLYLLFGIPMLPAALITAVGSFIILEFQRRGFRPLEAIITGMIFIVVIAFGIQVFYAKPELSPLLSGLFIPKFQGVDSILLAAGILGATVMPHAIYLHSALTQRRVVGTTDEQKKKIFRFEFIDIIIAMVIAGAINASMLIVAAALFFKNGMHVEDLDVAYTQFSNLVGPVSAALFGIGLLSAGLSSSSVGTMSGDIIMQGFIRMHIPLYLRRFITMIPPLVIIALGVNPTYALVMSQVVLSFGIAFALVPLIMFTSSKKIMGALVNHRITTFIAWIIAALVIILNIFLLYQTFIG; this is encoded by the coding sequence ATGAATAAAGATATAACAAAAGATGAACAAGTCCCTTCTCAAAGTACAACTGTTCAATCAGCACACTTAGCTTTAAGTGGCGAAACGAAAGGTTGGAAAAGACTGTTACCGTTTTTAGGACCCGCTTTTATCGCGTCAGTTGCTTATATTGACCCTGGTAACTTTGCTACAAATATCGCAGCTGGTTCACAATATGGATATTTACTATTATGGGTTATATTCGCTTCTAACTTAATGGCAGTATTAATCCAAACTTTATCCGCTAAATTAGGAATTGCTACGGGAAATAATTTACCTGAAATCGCTCGCGAACACTTTCCAAAACCTGTGTCTATTGGCTTATGGATTCAAGGTGAACTCGTTATTATGGCTACAGATTTAGCTGAATTTATCGGGGCAGCACTCGGATTGTATTTATTATTTGGAATTCCGATGTTACCAGCTGCTTTAATTACAGCAGTCGGATCATTTATTATTCTTGAGTTTCAACGCAGAGGATTTCGTCCACTAGAAGCTATTATTACAGGGATGATTTTTATTGTAGTAATAGCATTTGGGATTCAAGTTTTTTATGCAAAGCCAGAATTAAGCCCTCTACTTTCAGGACTTTTCATTCCAAAATTCCAAGGTGTAGACAGTATATTACTTGCAGCAGGGATATTAGGCGCAACAGTTATGCCACATGCAATCTATTTACATTCTGCATTGACACAACGCCGTGTGGTCGGAACAACTGACGAACAAAAGAAAAAGATTTTCCGTTTCGAATTTATCGATATTATTATTGCAATGGTTATCGCTGGAGCAATTAATGCGAGTATGTTAATTGTAGCAGCTGCACTATTCTTTAAAAACGGTATGCACGTTGAAGATTTAGATGTGGCATACACTCAGTTTAGCAACTTAGTCGGTCCTGTATCAGCTGCGTTATTTGGGATTGGGCTCTTATCAGCAGGACTATCTAGCTCTTCTGTCGGTACAATGTCAGGTGACATTATTATGCAAGGATTCATTCGAATGCATATTCCGTTATATTTACGCCGCTTTATTACAATGATTCCACCATTAGTTATTATCGCTTTAGGTGTAAATCCAACTTACGCTTTAGTCATGAGCCAAGTCGTCTTATCATTCGGTATTGCTTTTGCATTAGTACCACTTATCATGTTTACAAGCAGTAAAAAAATTATGGGTGCACTCGTTAATCACCGCATAACAACCTTTATCGCTTGGATCATTGCTGCACTTGTTAT